In Sceloporus undulatus isolate JIND9_A2432 ecotype Alabama chromosome 7, SceUnd_v1.1, whole genome shotgun sequence, one DNA window encodes the following:
- the NELFB gene encoding negative elongation factor B: MFAGLQELGVANGEDLKETLTNCTEPLKAIEQFQTENGILLPTLQSALPFLDLHGTPRLEFHQSVFDELREKLLERVSAIASEGKAEERYKKLEDLLEKSFPLVKMPSIQPVVMCVMKHLPKVPEKKLKLVMADKDLYKACAVEVKRQIWQDNQALFGDEVSPLLKQYILEKENALFSCDLSVLHNFFSPSPKMRRQGEVVQKLTQMIGKNVKLYDMVLQFLRTLFLRTRNVHYCTLRAELLMSLHDLDISEICTVDPCHKFTWCLDACIRERFIDNKRARELQGFLDGVKKGQEQVLGDLSMILCDPFAINTLALSTIRHLQELVGQDMLPRESPDLLLLLRMLSLGQGAWDMIDSQIFKEPKMEVDLITKFLPLLMSFVVDDYTFTVDQKLPSEEKGPVPYPTAIPEIFPKFLLEHRIACEIGLYYVLHITKQRNKNAFLRLLPALLETFNDLAFGDIFLHLLTGNLTLLADEFTQEEFCTSLFDSFFLPTCSRKENVHRHVLRLLLHLHHKVAPAKLESLQKSLEPTKQSGEAVKELYNQLNEKLELRKPSPVQAAEAPSMDLSLPTVPTPASL, encoded by the exons ATGTTCGCCGGGCTGCAGGAGCTCGGGGTGGCCAACGGGGAGGACCTGAAGGAGACGCTGACCAACTGCACGGAGCCCCTGAAGGCCATCGAGCAGTTCCAG ACAGAAAATGGCATCCTCCTGCCCACTCTCCAGTCGGCGCTGCCCTTCCTGGACCTCCATGGCACTCCCAGGCTGGAGTTCCACCAGTCCGTGTTCGACGAGCTGAGAGAGAAACTTCTGGAAAGGGTCTCTGCCATCGCCTCCGAAGGAAAGGCTGAGGAAAG GTACAAAAAGCTGGAAGATCTACTGGAGAAGAGCTTTCCCTTAGTCAAGATGCCTTCCATCCAGCCAGTGGTGATGTGTGTCATGAAACATCTGCCCAAG GTTCCTGAAAAAAAGCTGAAACTGGTGATGGCTGACAAGGATCTGTACAAAGCCTGTGCGGTGGAGGTGAAGCGTCAGATCTGGCAGGATAACCAGGCCCTCTTTGGCGATGAAGTCTCCCCGCTGCTGAAGCAGTACATCCTGGAGAAGGAGAATGCCTTGTTCAGCTGCGACCTCTCCGTCCTACATAATTTCTTTAGCCCTTCTCCCAAGATGCGGCGCCAGGGGGAG GTGGTTCAGAAACTCACCCAAATGATTGGGAAGAACGTGAAGCTCTACGACATGGTGCTCCAGTTCCTGAGAACCCTGTTCCTGCGGACACGCAATGTCCATTACTGCACACTGCGGGCAGAGCTGTTGATGTCACTGCACGACCTGGATATCAGTGAGATCTGCACAGTGGACCCCTGCCACAAG TTCACCTGGTGCCTGGATGCCTGCATTCGTGAAAGGTTCATCGACAACAAGCGGGCTCGAGAGCTGCAGGGTTTCCTCGATGGAGTGAAGAAAGGGCAAGAACAAGTGCTGGG GGATTTGTCCATGATCTTATGTGACCCGTTTGCCATCAACACTTTGGCACTGAGCACCATCCGCCACTTGCAGGAACTTGTGGGGCAGGACATGTTGCCCAGG GAAAGCCCCGATCTTCTGCTTCTCTTAAGGATGTTGTCACTGGGACAAGGAGCCTGGGACATGATCGACAGCCAGATCTTCAAGGAACCCAAAATG GAAGTGGATTTGATCACCAAGTTCTTACCACTGTTGATGTCATTTGTGGTAGATGACTACACCTTCACTGTTGACCAGAAGCTTCCTTCAGAAGAAAAGGGCCCAGTGCCTTACCCCACTGCCATCCCAGAAATATTTCCAAA ATTTCTGCTGGAGCATCGGATCGCTTGCGAAATTGGCCTTTACTATGTGCTCCACATCACTAAGCAGAGGAACAAGAATGCTTTTCTCCGGCTGCTTCCAGCGCTGC TGGAGACTTTTAATGACCTGGCCTTTGGCGACATTTTCCTGCACTTGCTTACGGGTAACCTCACCCTGCTGGCGGACGAATTTACACAAGAGGAGTTCTGCACCAGTCTCTTTGACAGCTTCTTCCTCCCCACTTGTTCAAG GAAGGAGAATGTGCACAGACATGTGCTGAGGCTGCTGCTTCACCTCCACCACAAAGTGGCCCCTGCCAAGTTGGAGTCTCTGCAGAAGTCTCTAGAACCCACCAAGCAG AGCGGTGAAGCGGTGAAGGAGCTGTACAACCAGCTCAATGAAAAACTGGAACTCCGGAAGCCCAGCCCGGTCCAAGCAGCCGAAGCCCCATCTATGGACTTGTCCTTGCCAACAGTACCCACTCCAGCCTCACTTTAG